One region of Colius striatus isolate bColStr4 chromosome 26, bColStr4.1.hap1, whole genome shotgun sequence genomic DNA includes:
- the LOC104562883 gene encoding keratin, type II cytoskeletal 4-like has protein sequence MSRQCYTSSSLLGRRGFSSASAVCGLGRGNSSSASVCQPVGRRCGIGGFSSRSVCDLGRGQRISFGGSCRSGVYGGAGVGRCGVAYGGGRFGVGTVVGFGNCGSYGGLGSYRGVGDSVAIGGYSGGIGIGLGGGRSEGIRGVSIHPELLKPLCVGVDPEECQVRTHEKEQIKNLNNQFACFIDKVRLLEQQNKVLTTKWELLQQYVLPASRRNLEPVFENFICNLRKQLECVLGERERLENEERCLRDLVQEYKCKYEDEINKRTAAENEFVVLKKDVDCLYLTKEELEVRVGLLRQQLEFLKCIYAEERAQLDCQLCDTSVIVQMDNSRDLDMEGIIKSVECCYEEIAQKSKAEVEAFYQTRLEELHSSRGKFCDDLRNNQSEIAELNRMIQKLQCESDNVKKQIAALQTAICDAEQRGDCALKDARQKLIDLQTALQQAKDKMACLLRDYQELLNVKLALDIEIATYRTLLEGEESRICTGNPVSVAVVSGGGTVGECRSLSGIGGKCTVKTGGAGAGLGVVSSFGVGGAGFSTRSVDCLPRVGGGFGARSAVSCVGREVISGVEGVQCATGMANLGNVVCAGVEQCSPGAVIIPGAAVCGTGSRYGTAVRMVRTTR, from the exons ATGAGTCGACAGTGCTACACCTCCAGCTCTCTCCTGGGAAGACGAGGCTTCTCCTCCGCGTCCGCCGTTTGTGGCCTGGGCAGAGGCAACAGCAGCTCGGCCTCTGTCTGCCAGCCAGTGGGACGGAGATGTGGCATCGGTGGCTTCAGCAGCCGGAGCGTCTGCGACCTGGGCAGAGGGCAAAGGATTTCCTTTGGCGGGAGCTGCCGCAGCGGGGTCTACGGCGGCGCCGGAGTGGGACGTTGCGGTGTGGCTTACGGCGGAGGCCGCTTTGGCGTGGGCACGGTCGTGGGGTTTGGTAACTGCGGAAGCTATGGCGGCCTGGGCAGCTACAGAGGTGTTGGGGACAGCGTGGCTATTGGAGGCTACAGCGGCGGCATCGGCATCGGCCTCGGCGGAGGTAGATCTGAAGGGATTCGGGGCGTCAGCATCCACCCAGAGCTCCTCAAGCCCCTCTGCGTGGGGGTCGACCCCGAGGAGTGCCAAGTGCGGACCCATGAGAAAGAGCAGATCAAGAACCTCAACAACCAGTTCGCCTGCTTCATCGACAAG GTtcggctgctggagcagcagaacAAGGTGCTAACCACCaaatgggagctgctgcagcagtatGTCCTCCCAGCTTCCAGAAGAAACCTGGAGCCTGTTTTTGAGAACTTCATCTGCAACCTGAGGAAGCAGCTGGAGTGTGTGCTGGGGGAGCGAGAGAGGCTGGAAAACGAGGAGCGGTGCCTCAGGGACCTGGTTCAAGAGTACAAGTGCAA ATATGAAGATGAGATCAACAAGCGCACGGCTGCAGAGAATGAGTTTGTGGTCCTCAAGAAG GATGTAGACTGTCTCTACCTGACCAAAGAGGAGCTGGAAGTGAGAGTGGGCCTCCTGCGGCAGCAATTGGAGTTCCTGAAGTGCATCTACGCTGAG GAGAGAGCTCAGTTGGATTGCCAGCTGTGTGACACCTCTGTCATAGTTCAAATGGACAACAGCCGGGACCTGGACATGGAGGGCATCATCAAAAGTGTTGAGTGCTGCTATGAGGAGATTGCCCAGAAAAGCAAGGCTGAAGTGGAGGCTTTCTACCAAACCAGA CTGGAGGAGCTCCACAGCAGCAGGGGCAAGTTCTGTGATGACCTGAGAAACAATCAGAGCGAGATCGCTGAGCTGAACCGGATGATCCAGAAGCTGCAGTGTGAGTCGGATAACGTGAAGAAACAG attgcagctctgcagacagccaTCTGCGATGCCGAGCAGCGGGGCGACTGCGCCCTCAAAGATGCCCGTCAGAAGCTGATTGACCTGCAGACTGCACTGCAGCAAGCCAAGGACAAGATGGCATGCTTGCTGAGAGACTACCAGGAGCTGCTGAATGTCAAGCTGGCCCTGGACATTGAGATTGCCACTTACAGGACACTACTGGAAGGAGAAGAGAGCAG GATATGTACCGGCAACCCTGTGAGCGTAG CTGTGGTCAGTGGCGGTGGCACCGTTGGGGAGTGCCGATCCTTGTCTGGAATCGGAGGCAAATGCACTGTCAAGACAGGAGGAGCCGGTGCAGGGTTAGGGGTGGTTTCCTCCTTTGGGGTCGGCGGCGCCGGGTTTAGCACCAGGAGCGTGGATTGCCTGCCCAGGGTAGGGGGTGGGTTTGGAGCCAGGAGCGCAGTCAGCTGCGTGGGGAGAGAAGTCATCTCCGGTGTGGAGGGGGTGCAGTGTGCCACTGGCATGGCCAACCTGGGCAACGTGGTGTGCGCTGGCGTGGAGCAGTGCAGCCCGGGAGCCGTCATCATCCCCGGGGCAGCGGTCTGCGGCACGGGCAGCAGGTACGGCACAGCTGTGCGCATGGTCAGGACAACCCGGTAG